The nucleotide sequence GGTCCCCAGGCCATGTGCATAGACAGTTTGGACAGTAAGAACACAGGAATCCCAGACCAAGTTCCAGACACGACTTCTGGCCTTGAACCTGTGCCTTGGTGGGATGTGTCCTCAGCTCTTAAACCGTCCTTCTATGGCCCTAGGACTGGAGTGTGACCTGGCCCAGCACCTGGCCGGCCAGCATCTGGCCAAGGCACTGGTGGTGAAGGCACTGAAGGCCTTTGTGCAGGACCCGGCCCCCACCAAGCCTCTGGTCCTGTCCCTGCACGGCTGGACCGGCACCGGCAAGTCCTACGTCAGCTCCCTGCTGGCGCACTACCTCTTCCGGGGCGGCCTGCGCAGTCCCCGCGTGCACCACTTTTCCCCCGTCATCCACTTCCCGCATCCCAGCCACATCGAGCGCTACAAGGTAGGCTGTGCACGTCCTGGACCCGGGCTGGCCTGCTCTATGGAGTGATAGACCCTTAGGGAATGAGCCCTGAGCCCAGAGAGCGGAGTCACTTGctccaggccacacagccagttGGAGCTCCAGCCCTCATGACCCATCTGCACAAAGCTTGGGAAAGAGCCATTCTACCTGGCAGAGAGTTCTTTCATTCTTGGGGGGCAGTAATAGTACCTACCTGCCAGGGCTGTTGTGAGGGACGTGGGGTAACTGCAGGTATTATCTGTGGAGCACCTGTTTGTCAGACAGTCTGCATCGTGATTTCCCTGTAAAGCACTTGGCACCAATTTGTGGCTCAGAGTAAGCACTCAAGTAAATATTAGCTCTTACTACTGTTGTGAGTTGCAAGGTGCTTTCCAAGCTGATCTGTTTCAGCTGTCAACACTGCAGGGAAGGTTCAGGAAGCAGAAAGGAGCCTTTCCCTTTTATAGAAAGCGGCAGTGTCATGGAACGAGCCTTGaacagggaggtgggaggcccGGCTGTGAGTCCCTGTTCTTCTGCTGACTGGCTGCGGGACTTTGAGTGGGTCTCTGCCCCTCTGGGTCAGAGTTTCGCCATGCATCTCATTAAGGGGTTGGTGCTCTCTGGGAGACCATATCTCCCTGGGAAGGGGATTAGTTCTTGGCTTGGGAAGTAGTCTGGGGTTGGGGGATTATCTCTAGCCCCCCTTgaacttccttctctccctctcagaAGGATCTTAAGAGCTGGGTCCAGGGGAACCTCACTGCCTGCAGCCGCTCGCTCTTCCTCTTTGATGAGATGGACAAGATGCCCCCAGGCCTGATGGAAGTCCTGAGACCTTTCCTGGGCTCCTCCTGGGTCGTGTACGGGACCAACTATCGCAAAgccatcttcatcttcatcaggTGGGGCCTGGCTTTGCAGTGGGCACAGTGTGGGGGACACTTCTCAGAGGTCCAGCTGTACAGCCTTGGCCTGTGCTCCCAGTGGAATATTCTTCTCCCTGGGCCCGTGTTCTCGCTGGTGATACTGTCACTGAAGGTGGTTCACTTCCCCTTTGACATTCTCAAAGCCCTTTCTGGGCTCGGTCTTTTTGATTCTTGCCAATTTTTTGTGGAAGCCATTCCAGGTGGAGTTTTCCCTCTTTTGTGGCCAGGAAGACACAGGCCTGGGAAAAGCAGGACTAGAGTTCTCATCCTCTAGTCGCAGCTTTCAGAGTCCTAGCTGTGTTTCCTTAGGCAAAattcttcacctctctgagcttctgtctCCTCTTCTGAACAGCAGGACCAATATTAATGCCCATTGTCCTCCAGGAGGCTGGGTGAGAGAAAGTCAGTTAAGGGACACAAAAGTGTTTTGTAAACTGTACAGTACATGGCACACACAGGTGAATTACAGGGGTCATGGCTGTGGATACAAGAGCTAGAAAGCGGAAGTGGCATGTTTCCAGTGGGTTTGGCTCCTCCCAGCACTGAGCTATGTTCCCAGGTTGTGTTAGGTGGCACTGGGGAAGTCAGGGCCAAATCCCGCCCTTACTAGTCCTTGTCTGAGTCTCAGCCCCATGGTTGTAGCAACACTGGTGGTGAGCAGATCAACCAGGTGGCATTGGAGGCGTGGCACAGCCACCGGGACCGCGAGGAGATCCGCCTGCAGGAGCTAGAGCCGGTCATCTCCCGGGCTGTGCTGGACAACCCGAACCGTGAGTGTGGTTCACCCCCTTCCAGGGGTGGCTTCACACCCAGACCCAGTGGCCCAGCTCCCCTGGGTGGGCATGTTCTCCCGGGGTCTGATGCTTTGCCCACTGACCTGGTAGTTCTGAGCCCAGGCTTTGGCGCTCCCAGCTCTATGACCTTGGGTGAGTCTTAAACCCCCCTGAACCCTACGTCTGGAAGGTGGCTGGGAGGATGGAGGCCAGCATCATGTTTCCACTGCCCCTGTGGGGGCACGGGCGAGCTGACTTCTCCCCGCCTGTGAAGCACAGGGTCTTGTCCCAACCCACCCTTCCTGCAGATGGCTTCTGGCACTCGGGCATCATGGAGGAGCACCTCCTGGACGTGGTGGTGCCCTTCCTCCCGCTGCAGCGGCACCACGTACGGCACTGTGTGCTCAATGAGCTGGCCCAGCTGGGCCTGGAGCCGAAGGACGAGGTTGTCCAGGCCGTGTTGGACAGCACCACCTTCTTCCCTGAGCACGAGCAGCTCTTCTCCTCCAACGGCTGCAAGACTGTGGCTTCCCGGATCGCCTTCTTCCTCTGACTCCCTGGGTGGCATTCTTGCCGTCCTCTACTGGCCAGGCATACAGGAAAGGCCTGGAGCCTCTGTCAGAGGGACCCTTGTCCCAAGCCTCCTGGACCGTGGGACCCAGAGCACAAAGTGAAGATGAAGAGGGCTATtgcccagcccagggcacagagggccaGGAAGGGCCCTGGCCTCTTAACTGCTTTGAGGGCATCTTGGCCTTTGCTGTCCTCCCCAGGGAAACCCCTGGTCACCCCAGAACCTCACTGAGCCTTGACCTCCCCTCCCCAAGCCTGAGCCTCCTTACTGTGAATCGTAACTCAGGGACTGCAGCTCGTGGCGGCTACCTCCCTCCTTGGTCTGTTACGCTGGCCCCTTGCTCAGGTGCGTGCCCCTCCCCTCGACCCACACGCTGTGTCTGGCTGGGACTTCTCAATTTCTATGAGTGGAGGGACTCAAGCTGCCAGCTGGGCCtggtttttgaagtttttaattttgtaaaagagAACAAGTAAAATAAACTTAGCCATGGGACCAGAGGAATGTTGGTTATGGTTTCTAGTCGCTCTGGAAGGAGGCAGCTTTGCTGAGTGCCAGTGTGTTGGGGATAGAATCGCCTCCCTCCCCAGCAAGAAGTGAGGGGCTCAGTGGCCCCTCAGAGAGCATAATACTTGCCAGTGTCCTGACCAGCCCTGGTGTTGCTGCGGCCCTGGCTCAGGCTCCGGGTGGTCTTGGTTTTGCTGGTAGCTGGGCTTGGTCCCCAGGTGGACTCAGCATTGTTGGAACTTGAGCTTGCGCTCTGGCTCCAGCTCTGGGCAGTCTGAGCCTCGCTGGgcctctggctctggctctggcgCTGGCGCTGGCTCTGGCCCTGGGTGGCCTCAGGCTTCCGGGGGCTCCAATCTAGGTCAAGGGAAGTGTTGGTCTTGCTGGAACTTCGGATcagtccccagccctgggtgGCATCAGCCTTGCCGGATCTCCAGTTCTGGCCATGGGCAGCCCTGGACTTTCTGAGCCTCTGCCTTGGGCTCTGGGTGGCCTTGATCTTCCTGGGCCTCCGACTCTGTCCCTGGGTGGTCTCGGTCTTGCTGGGCCTCTGCCTTGGGCCCTGGGAAGCCTTGGCTTTTCTGGGGCTGTGGCTCAGGGGCAGGTCCTCCCTGTTGTCTCCGGAGTCTGAAGATTGAGTCTTCAGGAGTGAGGAGTCGGAGAACGTCACAGCGGTAGCCGAGGTGCTCCTATATTCCTGGCTGGTAGTCGACGTCTCTGTCTCCAGGGTGCTCATGGTCCTGACTGGGAAGGGTGTGCCCAGAGCACCCATCAGCCCTGCCCCGCCTCCCCTGGACAGCTCCAGGAAAGGGGGCCTCCAGATCTCACCCTGGCCCATATCCCTGAAGCTTTGCGTGGCCGAAGGGAAAGAAAGGGCCGGCAGACCACAGCAACCCAGCTTGCCTCGGCTCCCCAGGCCCTGTGAGATGCAGGGGCGATGCCCGAGGACCCCCTTTGCCCCTTGCCCTCTGTGCTCCTGCCACATAAACAGCTTACCGGCTCTGGGCCCCTTCCCCGAGCAGTGCCCTGCTCCACCCGTCCCACACCTGGCCAACCCCTACTCTTCTGTCAGGTCCTAGAAACCTCTTTTGGCCCCCCCAAAAGGGGCCTAAGTGCACACATAGCCCCCCGGGCTTCCCTTGCACTGCCTTCCACACTCTCTCCTGCTGTCTTGTCCCCAGCATGCCTTCCTCCTTTTAGAGTCAACTTAGAGCTCACGCCCCAGGGTGAGGACTGTGCCAGTCATCCCTGTCCCCGGGGTCGGGCACAGGTCTGGCCCAGGGCACTCTGCATGTGAATGAAGGAAGGGGCCTGGGCACTGCCATTTCCTCCCTACCAAGGACTGCGTACACTGGCCCTGGGGGCTCTGGGTGGCGCAGCATGCCAGGTTTTTCACTTTTGTCTCCTCCAGGCCGGTGCCCAGCTGAGTGGGGGGAAGAGCCTCTCGGATGTGCACAGGGCTTGTGGGCTCATTTCAGGGATAGGCCTAGGAGGGGAACGAGCATGAGCAACAGCAACGGTGACGTGCCTGGGAGCAAGActcagcctccctgccctgcgcTGGGCATCGTTCCACTAGTCCTCGCCACACCCCTGCAAGATTGGGACTGTTCCTCCTTCTCTGGAGCCAtgtgccaaggccacacagctagaaagagCAGAGCCCAAGTTCACACCCAGGCCAGCTGTCTCGGACCCCTGGCCTTTGACCACTCCACTGCTTGGGCTCACTTAGGCCTGGCAGGAGCACCAGGGACTTACAGCCCAAGGCAGAGCCTGAAGAGGTCTGGTCGAGGTAGCTGTCTGACAGGGACGTCACCTTGTCCAGTTTCTTCTCCTGTGGCAGGAAACAGACTGGGCAGTCCAGACCGTGAGAGGCCCCAGTGGCCATAGCTCTGCAAGGCCAGCAGCTGCTCGGGCCCTGCAGTGAACAGGGATGGCCCTCCCGAGCTTAGTGCTCCTCAGGGGCaccaggttgggggtgggggggacgtGGAGGACGTGGTCTGGGCTCGCTCACTTCAGCTCAACATCTCCCTGAGGGAGGGAGCCCAGGGTGACTTCAGGGGGTACACAGAGGGAAGTTCTGtacttttgtatttattctgtGAGCTAGAAGAATGAAGAGCTAGCACTTTCCATTTATGGCAAGGGACCCTAGAATTCCATTTGCTTCAATTGCATTAAGTCTCCTTTGAACATAAGTGTTCCTGCCGTCTGTCAGCAGTAGAATGGAGAAACACGCTGTTCACGGACAGACGGACTACTCTACGGTAGCAAGAAGGAGCGGGCTGCTGCCACGCGCAGTGACATGGAGGACTCACACAAATGTGACGTTTAGTGAAAGGAGCCAGAGACTGGAGGCGCACGTATTTGTCCATTTACTCGAAGGAAGAGACCCGTACGTGGCACTGGGAATCAGGACAGCCTGttgaggggctgcaggaggggctgAGAAGGGGCACCAAGGGGCTTCGGGGGAGCTGGGAATGTGTCCTTTCTCAATCTGGGTAATGGCATTATGGCTgtattcagtttgtgaaaattcattggcCTGGTCACTGAggatttgtgtacttttctatgtttatgttACATTCGATAAAAGGcttttagaaacaaatttaagaattaagaaaattCTGGCACAGGTGTCTAGTGTACCCAGCAGAATTGGTGAAGGTGACCATGGGCAAAGTGTGTGAAGCCTCCCTCTGAGGGCCCATGTCCTCACGTACGCTCCCCCAGGAGCACCCCTTGCTGGTACCATCTCCATCTCACAGCAAGATGTCCCTAGCCTGTCACACAGCTAAGGGGTAGCAGAGCCAGGCCTGCAAGCCTTTAGCTGGCCACATCCCTCAGCCCTGGGCCGGGCACACTCTGCCGAGACCCTGAGGGTCCCAGGCCTTGGTGTGTTCcactcaccttttcttttttctctgcctctttccccTTGGGCACCTTGGCCTCTCCCTCTGAGCTTGCTGGCTCTACCGGCGGGATCTGGGCTGTGGCCTTCACCTTCAGCTCTTTGGAGGTCTCAAACAGAGGCTCTTCCTGCTTCCATGAGAGCTGCAGGGCCCGGGCCTTCTGGCGCTTTAATTCCAGCTCCCTGAGCAGCCTGCCAAGCCATGGCCCCAGGCACTGGGTCAGTCTCCCTGACCCACCCTGCCATCCATGGGACCAGACAGCAGCCCCTGCTCCGGAGCTTACCCCACAATGCCTTGCGGGCCACCAGCCTGCTGACTGCTCTCCACCAAGCGCTGCAGCTGCAGCTGGGCCAGGTGGGCCATCTGGCTGCCAAGCACCTCTTTCCCCGACATGCCCGGGAAGAGGTTGGTCATCAGCGGGAGCAGCTGCCATGAAAGGAGGTGACCAGACGCAGGTGTGGCTCAGAGCAGGGGGCAGATGGCACAGTGCCACCCTGCCCTTGCAGAGTCCCACTTGGCCCTCCTTGGGGCTGAGGAGGGAAAGGTTTTGcaaattgttgtttttaaagggCTGGACCTTTTAAACCCAGAACTAGCAGGAGACCATAAGAAAGGGACTATTCCAAGATTTGTCACTGACAGTGAGCCCACTGTGGGTTCTGCAGCCAGACAGATGTGGGTTTGACTGCTAAGCTGTAGGACCTGGGGCAAGGGAACTGCCTGCTCTGAGCCCTACTCTCCTCGTAGgtgagttgggggaggggtgataaTGTTACCTGTTTTGTGGGGTGGTGAGGAGGTTTAGAACCCCCCCGGGCATGTGGGAAATGGTCTGGCATTAGCAGTTCTTATTATTGTTATCAAGccaggtttcttttggggatgggGAGTCTCTTCAGGCAGCCAGGGTTATACAGCCTGGAGCCCACTCTCCTGGCCCCACAGGCACCCACCTTTGGTTGCTGGGGGTTGAGAAGCAGGACAGTAGCAACATCCTGGCGGGCCCCAAAAATGTTCTGCAGGAGCTGCCGGCTCTTGGCCCGGTACAGGTAGTACTGGGCCTTCTGCGGGTTGTGCTGGATGGCCACCGAGAAGTGTTCCTCCGCCCTCTGGAACTGCCTGCAGGACAGACACAGTGGGCCCCAGGCTGCCATGAGCTCGGCCACCTGGGGGGAAATGGCAGCTTCTGGGCCCCACTGAGGAGTTTGTGGAAAACCAGCTTAGGCTCTGCTTCCCCACCATGCCCCTCCCTTTCCTTCAGTTACACCCTCAAGGGGCCGAACACTCGGATGCTGGTGTGAAACCCCAACAtaagtgaatatttttatgatcttGGGGTAGAGAAAGGCTTTCTGAGAATGTCGTAAACCCAGCAGCTAAGATGAAAAGATTAATTAGACTAGGATTAAATTCTAAGTAATTGAGTAGCAAAACAccccaaagaaaaacaatatatagggaaaatatattttgccaTATCCAGCAGACAATTAGTTAATATTCTTAGCCTGCAAAGAACTCTTAAtaactcaaaaacattttttaatttttttacttagaaACTGCTCCccgaaaaaaaatttttaatgagcaatttttttttttttttttttttttttttagaaacagagtcttgctctgtcacccaggctggagtgcagtggtttggtgtgatcatggctccctgcagcctccaactcccagcctcaagtgattctcctgcctcagcctcccaaagtgctgggattataggcatgagccactgcacgcaGCCTTAAAGAGCAATTTAATtgcaaaatgggcaaaagatttgggCAGGCCATAATGTCCAATAAACACACAAAAGATGCCAAACTGCACTAGCAATTTAAATGTGCAAAGTATTcgagagaggtttttttttttttttttgcttattagATTAACAGTTGATAAATAGTCTTAACATCGAGTGCTGGGGAGATTTGGGGAAATCAAGGCTCTCTTTTCCTGGGGGAATTTTATATTGGTTCATTGTTGTTAGAgaacaattttatattatttattaaaatgttaaatgttcacATTCTTTAACCCAACAATCTAACCTACAACTTTACCATTATGAATGCACGAAAGCATATGTCCTAGGTGCTCAtgacagcattatttataataaaaaaaccGAAAACAGtccaaatatccatcagtagAGGATTGTCTAAAGAAATCAGCTGTCCCTCCACAGAGTGGAATACTACACAACAATAAAAGAGAATGAGGTAGTCCTACGTGTAATGccctggaaaggaaaaaagctgGTCAAAGGACAGTTTATCGTGATCtcacttttgtaaaataataattgttaatataTACCTAGGAAAAAGTCTGGAGGAATCTTCACCAAACTTAGGGAGAAGGGCTCAGGAGGTAGGTATTAGAATGATAACTCACAACCTGAGTTATTTATTACTgaacacttaaatttttttataaaaagcataATTACCATAATAAtcaagaggaaaagggaaagcttTTTAGTAAagacttagaaaataaaactgatatttaGGAGATATAACCTGGAGAGCAGCATCTTGACCCACGGATCCCAGCAGGTGGCTTTCTGCCAGGCCCGCCCCttcccggcccggccccgcccccagacTGGCTTCGCTCCTCCCCTCTCCCgacccggccccgcccccaggccgGCCCCGCCCACTAGGGGGCCACAGCCCGCGCACCTGCGCCTCTGCTCGCAGAGGCCCATCTTCTCCTGCAGCAGGCCCATGCGCATGTTGGCGCCCTCGTCGTGCGGGCTCAGCGCCAGCGCCTGCTTGTAGTCCGCCTCGGCAAAGCCCAGGTGGCCCAGCTGGAAGAAGCAGTCTAGGGTCCGGGGGCGGGGGCTGAGTGCTGGGGAGATCCCCAATGCAATACccaggagcccagcccagcccgctccagccccggggggggggggggggggcatggcCTGACGCTGGTGACTGATGACGCCCGTAGGCGGTCGCGGTCCCGGTCCCCCTAGTTTTCTGGGCGTCTGGGCACCTTTTCCCAGCCGCCTTTTCTGAGCATTTTAAAGAGACTATAGCCAATTTAGGTAAGGCAACATTGTCCAGAGCGTGCCCTGGGACACCGAGACtattaaatgttttctctttccctcctcccgccctccctcaGGGGCCTCAAGTGCCCAAGCCTTAGAGACTGGCGAGTGGCCCACCCCGCCCCGGACCCGGACCCGCGCGCACCGCCTCGGTTGATATAGAGCCCCTTCTCCTGCTGCTCGCCCCTGAGCGCCTTGTTCAGCAGCAGCACGCCCTCCTGGTAGGCGCCACGCGTGTAGCAGTGCACGGCGAAGTCGTTGTAGGCCAGCAGCAGCTGGCGCTGCGCCTGCTGTACCATGTCCTCCTGGCTGTCGCTCAGCATGTCCAGCGCCTTCAGGAGGTCCTCCACAGCCCCG is from Lemur catta isolate mLemCat1 chromosome 10, mLemCat1.pri, whole genome shotgun sequence and encodes:
- the TOR2A gene encoding prosalusin isoform X1, producing MAAATRGCRPWGALLGLLGLVSAAAAAWELASLRCNFGAFCECDFQPDLPGLECDLAQHLAGQHLAKALVVKALKAFVQDPAPTKPLVLSLHGWTGTGKSYVSSLLAHYLFRGGLRSPRVHHFSPVIHFPHPSHIERYKKDLKSWVQGNLTACSRSLFLFDEMDKMPPGLMEVLRPFLGSSWVVYGTNYRKAIFIFISNTGGEQINQVALEAWHSHRDREEIRLQELEPVISRAVLDNPNHGFWHSGIMEEHLLDVVVPFLPLQRHHVRHCVLNELAQLGLEPKDEVVQAVLDSTTFFPEHEQLFSSNGCKTVASRIAFFL
- the TOR2A gene encoding prosalusin isoform X2, whose product is MAAATRGCRPWGALLGLLGLVSAAAAAWELASLRCNFGAFCECDFQPDLPGLECDLAQHLAGQHLAKALVVKALKAFVQDPAPTKPLVLSLHGWTGTGKSYVSSLLAHYLFRGGLRSPRVHHFSPVIHFPHPSHIERYKDLKSWVQGNLTACSRSLFLFDEMDKMPPGLMEVLRPFLGSSWVVYGTNYRKAIFIFISNTGGEQINQVALEAWHSHRDREEIRLQELEPVISRAVLDNPNHGFWHSGIMEEHLLDVVVPFLPLQRHHVRHCVLNELAQLGLEPKDEVVQAVLDSTTFFPEHEQLFSSNGCKTVASRIAFFL
- the TTC16 gene encoding tetratricopeptide repeat protein 16 isoform X2; this translates as MVPSNSRAVAARACEPRGCWRKPRGLPGRGSWRTLMSYHQGQLCLEQKEWEMAVLFLSRALHLDPQLVEFYALRAKAYIQLCDFSSAAQNLRKAHSIQPENTKYLERLTFVLYLQGQCLFEQCAFLDALTVFSQASELQPEKPCFRYRCMACLLALRRHRDCLSLITKEVRQGTTNADIYILQARLYNFLQKPNLCYRHLHRALLLDPKHPQARVLLGKMVEQAQRARQEAGILAVQGKLQHALQRINCAIENNPLDPSLFLFRGILYRRLQEFDGAVEDLLKALDMLSDSQEDMVQQAQRQLLLAYNDFAVHCYTRGAYQEGVLLLNKALRGEQQEKGLYINRGDCFFQLGHLGFAEADYKQALALSPHDEGANMRMGLLQEKMGLCEQRRRQFQRAEEHFSVAIQHNPQKAQYYLYRAKSRQLLQNIFGARQDVATVLLLNPQQPKLLPLMTNLFPGMSGKEVLGSQMAHLAQLQLQRLVESSQQAGGPQGIVGLLRELELKRQKARALQLSWKQEEPLFETSKELKVKATAQIPPVEPASSEGEAKVPKGKEAEKKEKGPSSCWPCRAMATGASHGLDCPVCFLPQEKKLDKVTSLSDSYLDQTSSGSALGFRTMSTLETETSTTSQEYRSTSATAVTFSDSSLLKTQSSDSGDNREDLPLSHSPRKAKASQGPRQRPSKTETTQGQSRRPRKIKATQSPRQRLRKSRAAHGQNWRSGKADATQGWGLIRSSSKTNTSLDLDWSPRKPEATQGQSQRQRQSQSQRPSEAQTAQSWSQSASSSSNNAESTWGPSPATSKTKTTRSLSQGRSNTRAGQDTGKYYAL
- the TTC16 gene encoding tetratricopeptide repeat protein 16 isoform X4 is translated as MADSNEVEFYALRAKAYIQLCDFSSAAQNLRKAHSIQPENTKYLERLTFVLYLQGQCLFEQCAFLDALTVFSQASELQPEKPCFRYRCMACLLALRRHRDCLSLITKEVRQGTTNADIYILQARLYNFLQKPNLCYRHLHRALLLDPKHPQARVLLGKMVEQAQRARQEAGILAVQGKLQHALQRINCAIENNPLDPSLFLFRGILYRRLQEFDGAVEDLLKALDMLSDSQEDMVQQAQRQLLLAYNDFAVHCYTRGAYQEGVLLLNKALRGEQQEKGLYINRGDCFFQLGHLGFAEADYKQALALSPHDEGANMRMGLLQEKMGLCEQRRRQFQRAEEHFSVAIQHNPQKAQYYLYRAKSRQLLQNIFGARQDVATVLLLNPQQPKLLPLMTNLFPGMSGKEVLGSQMAHLAQLQLQRLVESSQQAGGPQGIVGLLRELELKRQKARALQLSWKQEEPLFETSKELKVKATAQIPPVEPASSEGEAKVPKGKEAEKKEKGPSSCWPCRAMATGASHGLDCPVCFLPQEKKLDKVTSLSDSYLDQTSSGSALGFRTMSTLETETSTTSQEYRSTSATAVTFSDSSLLKTQSSDSGDNREDLPLSHSPRKAKASQGPRQRPSKTETTQGQSRRPRKIKATQSPRQRLRKSRAAHGQNWRSGKADATQGWGLIRSSSKTNTSLDLDWSPRKPEATQGQSQRQRQSQSQRPSEAQTAQSWSQSASSSSNNAESTWGPSPATSKTKTTRSLSQGRSNTRAGQDTGKYYAL
- the TTC16 gene encoding tetratricopeptide repeat protein 16 isoform X1, whose translation is MADSNEDALKVDQSPSQNIPKPRVIPIPKGTVQRIFGTSQVFQSVCDVKPKPKCLTVPLKVREYYHQGQLCLEQKEWEMAVLFLSRALHLDPQLVEFYALRAKAYIQLCDFSSAAQNLRKAHSIQPENTKYLERLTFVLYLQGQCLFEQCAFLDALTVFSQASELQPEKPCFRYRCMACLLALRRHRDCLSLITKEVRQGTTNADIYILQARLYNFLQKPNLCYRHLHRALLLDPKHPQARVLLGKMVEQAQRARQEAGILAVQGKLQHALQRINCAIENNPLDPSLFLFRGILYRRLQEFDGAVEDLLKALDMLSDSQEDMVQQAQRQLLLAYNDFAVHCYTRGAYQEGVLLLNKALRGEQQEKGLYINRGDCFFQLGHLGFAEADYKQALALSPHDEGANMRMGLLQEKMGLCEQRRRQFQRAEEHFSVAIQHNPQKAQYYLYRAKSRQLLQNIFGARQDVATVLLLNPQQPKLLPLMTNLFPGMSGKEVLGSQMAHLAQLQLQRLVESSQQAGGPQGIVGLLRELELKRQKARALQLSWKQEEPLFETSKELKVKATAQIPPVEPASSEGEAKVPKGKEAEKKEKGPSSCWPCRAMATGASHGLDCPVCFLPQEKKLDKVTSLSDSYLDQTSSGSALGFRTMSTLETETSTTSQEYRSTSATAVTFSDSSLLKTQSSDSGDNREDLPLSHSPRKAKASQGPRQRPSKTETTQGQSRRPRKIKATQSPRQRLRKSRAAHGQNWRSGKADATQGWGLIRSSSKTNTSLDLDWSPRKPEATQGQSQRQRQSQSQRPSEAQTAQSWSQSASSSSNNAESTWGPSPATSKTKTTRSLSQGRSNTRAGQDTGKYYAL
- the TTC16 gene encoding tetratricopeptide repeat protein 16 isoform X3, whose protein sequence is MAVLFLSRALHLDPQLVEFYALRAKAYIQLCDFSSAAQNLRKAHSIQPENTKYLERLTFVLYLQGQCLFEQCAFLDALTVFSQASELQPEKPCFRYRCMACLLALRRHRDCLSLITKEVRQGTTNADIYILQARLYNFLQKPNLCYRHLHRALLLDPKHPQARVLLGKMVEQAQRARQEAGILAVQGKLQHALQRINCAIENNPLDPSLFLFRGILYRRLQEFDGAVEDLLKALDMLSDSQEDMVQQAQRQLLLAYNDFAVHCYTRGAYQEGVLLLNKALRGEQQEKGLYINRGDCFFQLGHLGFAEADYKQALALSPHDEGANMRMGLLQEKMGLCEQRRRQFQRAEEHFSVAIQHNPQKAQYYLYRAKSRQLLQNIFGARQDVATVLLLNPQQPKLLPLMTNLFPGMSGKEVLGSQMAHLAQLQLQRLVESSQQAGGPQGIVGLLRELELKRQKARALQLSWKQEEPLFETSKELKVKATAQIPPVEPASSEGEAKVPKGKEAEKKEKGPSSCWPCRAMATGASHGLDCPVCFLPQEKKLDKVTSLSDSYLDQTSSGSALGFRTMSTLETETSTTSQEYRSTSATAVTFSDSSLLKTQSSDSGDNREDLPLSHSPRKAKASQGPRQRPSKTETTQGQSRRPRKIKATQSPRQRLRKSRAAHGQNWRSGKADATQGWGLIRSSSKTNTSLDLDWSPRKPEATQGQSQRQRQSQSQRPSEAQTAQSWSQSASSSSNNAESTWGPSPATSKTKTTRSLSQGRSNTRAGQDTGKYYAL